Part of the Mya arenaria isolate MELC-2E11 chromosome 8, ASM2691426v1 genome, AAGTGTAATGATACtaattcttaataaagaaaataaaaaaaccttttgcctacaacactgcttttgtttataaagtttgtttgttttgtttttacaacgactgaCCCCTAATGctagaggtgtgaatgtgatgacaatacactaaacacgtgtcatatgtcattaagggacatatcgtcgggtactgtaAAAAGTCCCCTTACTTTTACATAACTGACTAGGAATCGGCtttaacaacaatgttttgtcttggctgcaaattaagctgGGCAGCATAGCTCAAATCtccgtgatgatatgaatgccatgtgctacaataatgttgttacatatatgtgctttaaattgttttccatgtttcgatacaatgttcgcgctttaaaatgtaaatgtatagtatagcgttttaggatatatttcctctattgtTGAACACTGGAtgagtcaaatccagatatattttcgttttattattttactagttcccgagttgctttgggttttccatagttatatttagtcaatttaAAGATTAATCTCAGAACAAGGCTGCTTGTCCTAGGGAAAGACCCCCCGTTGGCGCAAaacgctatttgactaggaatccatctaatttgacattgttaaacatataaaggcagcggaattgaaattattcgattgtgttgtttgtctgtttataatgttgtttttttcttcctgaaaattgCGAATTTCAAAGGCTTATTTGATGAAAATCGGGGTCCGCCGCTACGACAAATAGGGTCAAATTGTCCCGGCTTTAACttaagcgaataataatagtagtttactactATTCCAgaatatgtattttggtaatcgaatttcgaatattcgatcgaaagaattactgaatattcgaatatcaattttgccattcgtttgcatccctagtttttaTCCAGTTGTTATAAAAACTGGTCAGGATACTTGCCTGCATGTTGTAttgaacaattaataaaatggGTCACCTGCAAgatttggtcagaatatttgaaTCCAAGACAATTTaccttaaatttaaatttaataacgtTTTGCTCCAAAGAATACAATAAATGGtagtaaaatgcatttttagctcacctgtcacatagtgacaaggtgagcttttgtgatcacaatttgtctgGCGTCCGTCCGGCGTCCGTctgtccgtaaacttttactttaaacgacatctcctcataaaccgcttagccaatttcatccaaacttcacaggaatgttccttgggtgttCCCctatgaaaattgttcaaagaattgaaatccatgcagaactctggttgccatggcaatggaaaggaaaaactttaaaaatcttcttctcccaaaccacaaggcttaggccgttgatatatggtaggtaggatcaccaaatggtcctctaccaagattgttcaaattatggcccttgggtcaaaattggctccacccgggggggtcatgggttttctctaaaaaatcttctcctctgaacttacttggcctagagcttagatatttgtcatgattcatcgtctagtggacctctacaaagtttgttcaaattatggccctggggtcaaattggccccgccccggggggtcatgggtatgctctatatgtttatagttaaaacttcaaaaatcttctcctcttaacttacttggactagagcttagatatttggcatgattcatcgtctagtggacctctacaaagattgttcaaattatggccttggggtcaaaattggccccgccccggggggttagggtattctctatatgtttgtagtgaaaacttcaaaaatcttctcctttgaacttagttggactagagcttagatatttggcatgattcatcatcaagtggacctctacaaagattgttcaaattatggccttgtggtcaaaattggccccgccccggggggtcatgggtatacttgatatgtttatagttaaaactttagaaatcttctcctcttaacttacttggactagagcttagatatttggcatggttcatcgtctagtggacctctacaaagattgttcaaattatggccttggggtcaaaattggccccgccccggggggttagagtattctctatatgtttatagttaaaacttcaaaaatcttctctgaacttacttggactagagcttagatatttggcatggttcatcgtcaagtggacctctacaaagattgttcaaattatggccctggggtcaaaattagccccgccccggggggtcatgggtatgctctatatgtttatagttaaaacttcaaaaaccctctcctctgaacttacttagactagagcttagatatttggcatgattcatcgtctagtggacctttacaaagattgttcatattatggccttggggtcaaaattggccccgccccggggggtcacgggttttctctatatgtttgtagtgaaaacttcaaaaatcttctcctttgaacttagttggactagagcttagatatttggcatgattcatcgtctagtggacctctacaaagattgttcaaattatggccttggagTCAAAATTGGCCCAGCCCCGGGGGGTcgtgggtatacttgatatgtttatagttaaaacttcaaaaatcttctcctcttaacttacttggactagagcttagatatttggcatgattcatcgtctagtggacctctacaaagattgttcaaattatggccttggggtcaaaattagccccgccccggggggttagggtattctctatatgtttatagtgaaaacttcaaaaatcttctcctttgaacttacttggaccagagcttagatatttggcatgattcatcatcaagtggacctctacaaagattgttcaaattatggccctggggtcaaaattggccccgccccggggggtcatgggtatacttgatatgtttatagttaaaactttagaaatcttctcctcttaacttacttggactagagcttagatatttggcatgattcatcgtctagtggacctctacaaagattgttcaaattatggccttggggtcaaaattggccccgccccggggggttagggtattctctagtctatatgtttatagttaaaacttcaaaaatcttctctgaacatacttggactagagcttagatatttggcatgattcatcgtcaagtggacctctacaaagattgttcaaattatggcccttggggtcaaaattggccccgcccccttgggggggggtcatgggttttctctatatgttgatagtgaaaacttcaaaaatcatcatCTCTGAACTTaagtggcttagagcttagatatttggcatgattcatcgtctagtggacctctacaaagtttgttcaaattatggccctggggtcaaaattggccacaccccggggctgatgggttttctctatatgtgttatagtgaaaacttaaaaaatcttctccgaactcacaaagacaagtaacgtcttaatttaaactggataacatatttagtacacataccaattttcaatatgggccacatacaacaattaataacaaatatacatatatagatacacacgtaaaatcaagtagtgacaagagcttagatatttggcatgatatatcatctagttgacttgtaccaatattgttcaatctttggccctggggtcaaaaaatggccccacccgggcggtcatgggtttccttatatatgtatatgatgaaaacttataaaatcttcttctccgaaaccaaaaggcgaaggccttagatatttggtatgaagcattatttatcggaccactattaagattgttcaaactttagccctggggtcaaaattggccacgccccgtgttcataggcttaggttttcaatatttttatataataaaactttaaaaatcctcttctccaaaatataagacctagagctttcatatttggtatatagtgttacctagtggacctacaccaaaggtattcaaattattgtcctggggtcaaattggccttgctcaggggtcatttgtttttacattgtcttgtcacttaaacgtcttttcctctgaaagtaaaggtcagaatgacttcatacttgatatgtagcatccttacatggtcctctctcaactttgttcaaatggttttgtttggccccttttaggggtcaccagagcaaaaaatagaaaaacctttaaacaacttgatcttattaactgcttgatggatcttcaagtctgaagcatcctagcatgggcctctgtcaggtcttttcaaataattttgtttggccccttttaagggccaccagagctaaaattagtaaaaaaaacttaacattttcttcgcatgaaccccttgatagatcttcagcaaatttggtttgaagtgtccttgcatggacctctcttaaatttgttcacataattttgtttggcccggttgccatggcaacctaaaggaaaatgtcaacaattggttataatcatcttcttctcctaaactgctttgacaattttgatgaaacttcataggaatgatccttagttggtgctttttcaaaattgttcaaagaaattaattccatgtagaactctggttgacatggcaacctaaaggaaaagtgtcaacaattggttacaatcatcttcttctcctaaaccgctttgacaattttgatgaaacttcataggaatgatccttggttggtgctttttcaaaattgttcaaaaaaattaattccatgcagaactctggttgccatggcaacctgaaggaaaatataggctgtcgtgtccgcgctgtgactttctcttatatggacagattttaaaatgacttgccatatgttttcgacataccaagacaacgtgttgtgtgcaagacccatgtccctacttctaaggtgaaagatacactaagtgtttattcacaatggaatgctgaatatgaggacataaagagtgttggctgtcatttagtatgattgggttttttttctatgctcagaggcaatttaatataacttgcaatatgtatttgacacataaaggcaagatcaactttttatgtacttgttcatagatcaatgtcacattggggggcatttgtcacatactttgacagctcttgttcaatattctttgagaaacaagctatattaataacaaaggttaaactcttttactcaggtgagcgatttagggccatcatggccctcttgttttataagCCATACATCCTttgatgtataaaaaaaatgtcaaaatgaaaaatccgGTTATAATGcggtgtttttatttaaacagcgTGAAAGTTTTCAGTGTTGATCTCAAAAGTATTTGGCCTTTCCCAAGAAAATCTTTTTCTCCTTGTTTGGAGACATTTCAGTGTGTCTGTTCATGAAGGAAAAAATGGAGGTGTTGTCCAATTGATGTTGTTGACACAATTGTTGGGTAAAAAGAATCCAGTTGGCCATAGCTCAATAAATTGTTcccatgaaacttggtatgcatAGATCTGGGCCAGTTTTCATTGATCTtttccttatccttagacatgccacAGTGATTCCcctcagcctattggtcagcttaTTATACAGGCCATTTAAAACACTTAgattctaatcttaaatttaagttcaatctaagttgcttattgaatacgaccCTGGCTTGTGTCAAGCAAAGCCCATTGATTAACTTAGAAAAAAAGATGAGGgttctcttttttatttatactttaaataaagaaacaaaaaaagctGTCTGAAATTTGAGACCCAAATTCAGACCTGGAAAGAATGCGGTTTGAAAATGTGCATTGTAAATTGTCTTGAAGTGGCAAACTTTTGTGCTTaatctttgaaataatttataaggtTGAGGAGCTATGgaatgtttatgaataatggCTTTATGGTCTTTGACCCTTATGTTTGGCATTGACCATCTGGATAAACATTTGTGCTGAGCTATTTCAAAATCCATCGATTGCTTGAGGTGATATAAAATGGGCAAGAAAAATGGTTACCTGACCGTACAGTCTTGACCTTGGATGTACATGTCTGGAAAAAGTTTCTGCATGTCAGCTCAATGTAGTTAACGAGTGTCAAGTTGTTTTGAAATCTTTAGACATGAAATGTGGACAGATGAGCACATGGACAAACCACCGACTGTATGCTCTCCTATCATTGAGCATTGAATGAAAAATCTGCTCTATGATTTCATGTTTCAATTCAAGTTTGGTTTGGTATTTGAAAGATGCCTGGGAGACACCATTggccttgtttttagctcatCCATCCATGAATTGATTTATGGGAAAGCTTATGAATTTTTACCATTACCTAATCCTTTAAATCTGATGAGAAATAGCTGTGCACAAAGGCATATGTGTTTAGGTTGAAGTGGATCATCGTTATAATATTGTCCATAATAATCATTGTATTACGTCTATCCCTTAAGGTCATGGCCATGGCCAACTTGCCTACTAAGTTTAATGGTCCGATTACTATATGCTGCCTTCAGCAGCATAAAAACCAACAATCATTTTATCAGTGAATGAGAACAATGGGGTAGTgcataatttgttattttattaccGTAAgagaaacatatataaatattgtcatgcacataacataaatactgtaatacaaacaatatgCGGATTGCCACTTACATGTAATGaggtattttttcattttttttttcgatttcattttattattaaacaaatatatcattttcaatattgaacaaaattaaacataccAGTACACatctttgtataaaaataacaaggatttattatattttttctgtattaaattattaatgctGTTTGAAGTGCTGTATGTAATTTGTCAGCCATCCTGTGTTCCTATCCTCTGAACACATGAAAAAACTGGGATAATCGGTTATTGTTAATGAAAGGTTATCAACAAAAAAGGTTTGTACAATATAATAGCCAATAATTGTAACATAAGGATGCAATATAAAAGCCAATAATTGTAACATAAGGATGCTGTGCTTATCCAATCAGAGTGCAATACTGACATAAACAAATAACGCATGACACCTGGCAGTTCATACAGTATAAATATCAAGATTTCTCTACACAATatagaataataaatatactagactgaatttaaatgatattttttaagccACAGAAACCACTTAAAAAAAGTCAACAACAGATAAATTCAACTTCCTCACCAGAAGATAATGCCGTTTTTTGgtgaattgtttaataaaacaagagctcCCCAGGGTGGATGCCAACACGTGCATAACTCATAACTCAACTATTCTTTTACTCCCAGTTATTGACCTTGCTACACATGGGCATTGCCtcctggtaacatgtgtactgGGTTTCACATGAATATCGGTCGAGTTATGGCTAAGGTTAAATTCATGAACAATGATCTAAGTCAATTTTAGTTGTCAATATCAAAGTTCTTAGtgtcaaattttcattattttgctacatatggTTGTGAATTTAACTTTTACTagagtattttaaataaacatcaagttaaggaaatgaaaaaaaattcaacttGTCACTGTAATGAATTTGCTAAATTAAGATGGTTGTGATTACAACTGCAATCCCTTGGGTATAACCTTGAAGGTGGATTTCTGAACCATTATGGAATTATCACAACACCTCTATGGGTTTAACATGGGACCCTGGAActgttgtgaccttgacataAGCTGGCTTGGTTCCAAAATGGATTCTACAAGTCACCTCTCTATGATAGGAACCAAAAATGTGACCCAAGTTTCAGCAATAAACTTCCTATGTGTGTAATGTGTATGAGATATGGAACGGACACAAAATGCACAGCAAAATGGGCCTagtactgtgaccttgacctggcAAGATTCCACTAAGGGTTCTGCAAATTGCGTTGATCTGATgatcattttcaaacaattgtattattccTGGATGTATCTATATTGACAGGAATCTAAAATGTCAAAGACAACCTATGGCATTCATTTAATCCCCTCACAGGTTGTGGTGGGGAAATGattatttactttaaagtaAGTGTGAAGATAATTACTGGAATGGGCTAATGGTAAATATCTATTGCTGAAAAACGATTTCTACAGAAAAGCATTGCACATTACAATAGAAAAGGCTTTAAAGATCATAGATAAATTATAAAATCTTTCAGTTcaatcaaatgataaaattaaagtCAGATCCATTTCTATTTCTGCTTCTTTGTAGCATAAATAAGTCACTTCATATTATCATGAAAACATTTAGTTTGTtaattatttctaattttataACATGTCTTCTTCCTtgtaacaaaacattaaattctACAAATTGAAATCAGTTTATTGCACAGATGTCAAACATAAGTTGGAAATTGCATCTTGACCCGCTGACTAACCGTAAACACAggaaaaactttatttttggaAGACTGATCAACAAGAACTTTCTTCCCATGAAGAGAGTCACCCCAGTTTGTATCTGTGATTGTATACGCAAGTAACACCTTATCTGATTCGTCGATTGTGCAGTATATTGTGACTGACAAAGGCAAACTGTCCAATGGCATGAGCTGTTCTATTTTACCATCATGTGAATATGCTAAACTTCCTGCAGTGCAGATTATCCCATGCGAAACTCTATTGATTCCAACCTGATCTTTAGCGGTCAATTTCTCAAATGAGATTCCCACACCGAATATATACCCAGTTTTCAGATCACCTAACTGActagcatttttttcaattgtcaCGCTCCACATGGCGCTATACTCGAGAGGTTCGGCCGTGAAGCTTGACGAGTTGAAACCCCACGTAGTAAGGCACTTGTTAACAACGTGTGGCCCTTCCTTGCTTAGCGATGCGGAACTTTTTATAACTGGAATGAGACTCCGGCATTGTTCCCCTTCATCTGCTGCAAAATGAAAGTCATTATTACAAAGCAGTAAGTTCCTGTTTTACACCCGCATTGTCACAAACATTCTTGCAGATTTATTCTTCATCATGcccaaacataatatatatttttaataaattgttttaataattgttaagtaATGAGGTATAGGTAAAGTCAATTTTTTTGCACAGAATTGCGTTTTAATTCCTTGAATGCTGTAAAATTCAAAAGGAATTATTTCATGatgtgaaacatattttaaatgcatcaaaTACCATACAATGAAATCTTTTTTCTGTATAGtaattttagaattaaaatttacccagcatgctgTTCAAAGTGGCATGTGCTGATTTGTAGAAAGTTGCGACTGCGGTTTTAATCTCTTGTTGGCTTGTTTTGTCCGATACCAACTCCTGGTATGAAATACGCCCTGGACCCATTCTGTAATGACAGAATAGATGGGAAATGTAATGTTATTCAGTTGTTTGGTGGAGTTGTACTTTAAGCAGAGAAATGAGAAGACTGTAAAAAACGAAAGAACAGTCAAGGACTACCATACTCTGAACtaattattttactgtttttgatAGAAAATTTATTTGTCATGAAATTTGTCCTTAATCATCTTATTGCATGAAATTTCCAGCAAATCCCgtattaaatataattcttatctTCACCCTAAAGCATGCCTCAgtgttttcattcattttattggaaagttAATTTTAAGTCCAATGACAACACTCAAATAATACTTTGAAGTTTTAAGTCAAATGACCAATGATAATCTATGTACTTTTGTTAGTCAAATACTCTTGAGTGAAACAAGATTTTTCTACTATCTTGAGGGCCCATGCTGACAAATCAAATACTCTTTGAAATATATGTGATTATGACAGTACTGGCAGTACAGAAATCTCATTTTAGACCCATTTTCCCACCAGTTTCCAAAACTCATTTACAATCATACAGTTTTTTCACCACCACTAAAAGCCCCCTCCTTACTTGTTGGCAACTATTTCCTGTTGCTGCACAATAAGAGCCACATCCCCGGCTTTACTCAGCAGCCCTTTGGGATGATCCTCGTCCAAAAACACCTTGCAGTCCTCAACAAGTGTGTCCAGCGTCCGTAGTTGCTGATGACTTTCTTCTATCTGCAAAGAATGTAAAGTAGCTTGTGAAGTTAAATACATGACTGTAAATATAAGCAATATACTTGCTTTTCATCTTTCACATATccttttttcgtgtttttttttttctgaaaagtttAAGACCAACACTATGCAGAAGCATAAAAAAGACTACAGTTACCAGTAAATGAACTATTACTATGATAATTCCTGTGATGCTGTAGAAAGTACCGGTATAGTGTTAGTGAACACCTGGACCTGAAGGCTATCATCTGgacttattttcttttaaatggtgttttaaactaaattaataaatgtcttCTATTTGATAAAAAGTCTTTACCTGCAATCTGTATTTCGTCAAGACTCGAGATTTTGTCTCTGTGACATTTTGTAGACTGGTTTGTCTTTGTTGTCGCAGACATGTCATTAAATCTTCAACCAGTCTCTGATGCTGGGTATCTATTTTCTCGGAAGCTTCAGAGTGCATTTTCTAAAATCAAGAATACAGTAAAATCTTAATGCCTAACAACCTACAACTAGAACTCTTTCAATGCGCTGCAATCAAAATTGATGTCTCCCTAAAGGAGCATGGTTGTAGAAATGGTATCTAAAACTTAAAGCTAGTTTATGGAGAAAACAACAAGGGGAGTTATAAACTGCACATCGTCATCTCtaaatgtttatagttaaaacaattcctaactaaatatatttttttagtaatgCCCTGGACAAATTTTGCTCGTGAATGCCAGGGAAGATAACTTTGAAACTAAGTACCCCAGATTAtcagtatcttccatggccgagagtataagataggttcattccgacccgagcatagggtgttttgcagaaacgaggtttaccgagtttccgcaaaacaccctgcacgagggtcgggatgaacctatcatactcgagc contains:
- the LOC128242222 gene encoding probable E3 ubiquitin-protein ligase MID2 isoform X2; translation: MGNTNSLTSKHSHTMEDELTCPVCLELFADPLLLPCSHSICKKCLQDIVDNRSKSGKDGLDCPTCRKSHPINRNKVGKLTRNLALENIVFRYQEIQSQNLSRSRNSLDLTLDFFSPTSPVPASCIGSGSVSFDSAMEPWSVEDGNELCGLCEENVKNKASLYCEQCCVAYCHTCLDTFHPRRGPLAHHKLRSPTKSECSGKEAYCDDHVSEVAAIFCDRCKQLVCHLCVCDGIGKHSQHKILAIDTALAQTKEVVSQTKTKLETMVTTLSDQMSKLEEMAADIEKMHSEASEKIDTQHQRLVEDLMTCLRQQRQTSLQNVTETKSRVLTKYRLQIEESHQQLRTLDTLVEDCKVFLDEDHPKGLLSKAGDVALIVQQQEIVANKMGPGRISYQELVSDKTSQQEIKTAVATFYKSAHATLNSMLDEGEQCRSLIPVIKSSASLSKEGPHVVNKCLTTWGFNSSSFTAEPLEYSAMWSVTIEKNASQLGDLKTGYIFGVGISFEKLTAKDQVGINRVSHGIICTAGSLAYSHDGKIEQLMPLDSLPLSVTIYCTIDESDKVLLAYTITDTNWGDSLHGKKVLVDQSSKNKVFPVFTVSQRVKMQFPTYV
- the LOC128242222 gene encoding probable E3 ubiquitin-protein ligase MID2 isoform X3, which gives rise to MEDELTCPVCLELFADPLLLPCSHSICKKCLQDIVDNRSKSGKDGLDCPTCRKSHPINRNKVGKLTRNLALENIVFRYQEIQSQNLSRSRNSLDLTLDFFSPTSPVPASCIGSGSVSFDSAMEPWSVEDGNELCGLCEENVKNKASLYCEQCCVAYCHTCLDTFHPRRGPLAHHKLRSPTKSECSGKEAYCDDHVSEVAAIFCDRCKQLVCHLCVCDGIGKHSQHKILAIDTALAQTKEVVSQTKTKLETMVTTLSDQMSKLEEMAADIEKMHSEASEKIDTQHQRLVEDLMTCLRQQRQTSLQNVTETKSRVLTKYRLQIEESHQQLRTLDTLVEDCKVFLDEDHPKGLLSKAGDVALIVQQQEIVANKMGPGRISYQELVSDKTSQQEIKTAVATFYKSAHATLNSMLADEGEQCRSLIPVIKSSASLSKEGPHVVNKCLTTWGFNSSSFTAEPLEYSAMWSVTIEKNASQLGDLKTGYIFGVGISFEKLTAKDQVGINRVSHGIICTAGSLAYSHDGKIEQLMPLDSLPLSVTIYCTIDESDKVLLAYTITDTNWGDSLHGKKVLVDQSSKNKVFPVFTVSQRVKMQFPTYV
- the LOC128242222 gene encoding probable E3 ubiquitin-protein ligase MID2 isoform X1, translating into MGNTNSLTSKHSHTMEDELTCPVCLELFADPLLLPCSHSICKKCLQDIVDNRSKSGKDGLDCPTCRKSHPINRNKVGKLTRNLALENIVFRYQEIQSQNLSRSRNSLDLTLDFFSPTSPVPASCIGSGSVSFDSAMEPWSVEDGNELCGLCEENVKNKASLYCEQCCVAYCHTCLDTFHPRRGPLAHHKLRSPTKSECSGKEAYCDDHVSEVAAIFCDRCKQLVCHLCVCDGIGKHSQHKILAIDTALAQTKEVVSQTKTKLETMVTTLSDQMSKLEEMAADIEKMHSEASEKIDTQHQRLVEDLMTCLRQQRQTSLQNVTETKSRVLTKYRLQIEESHQQLRTLDTLVEDCKVFLDEDHPKGLLSKAGDVALIVQQQEIVANKMGPGRISYQELVSDKTSQQEIKTAVATFYKSAHATLNSMLADEGEQCRSLIPVIKSSASLSKEGPHVVNKCLTTWGFNSSSFTAEPLEYSAMWSVTIEKNASQLGDLKTGYIFGVGISFEKLTAKDQVGINRVSHGIICTAGSLAYSHDGKIEQLMPLDSLPLSVTIYCTIDESDKVLLAYTITDTNWGDSLHGKKVLVDQSSKNKVFPVFTVSQRVKMQFPTYV